The Tenuifilum thalassicum genome includes the window AAAAACTCTGGGTTTGGGCGAGAGGGCATTAAATATGCCATGATAGAAATGATGGAGCCAAAATTATTGGTAAAGCCATTTGAGTAGTTTAACAAAACTTGAGAATTTGAGAATTATTTTTTGCCAAACATTTTCCAAATATTGGTATCTTTGCCCGCATTATGAATGAATCGGCAATGCTTTTAATTCTACTTATCAAAGGGATTATTATTGGGTTAGCAGCAAGTATTCCACTAGGGCCTATTGGTGTGATATGTATTCAACGTACCATCAATAAAGGCAGAACAAGCGGATTTCTTTCGGGGCTTGGGGCTGCCACAGCCGATACCATTTTTGCAGCAATTGCAGGTTTCAGCCTTTCGTTCATAATTAGTTTCATTAAAGAGCAACAAACCATAATTGAGATTGTTGGAGGTGTTATTGTTGTACTACTAGGCATTAAAATATTTCAAACCAATCCAATCTCACAGCTAAAAAGGCAAAAGAGGAGGAAAAACAGCCTT containing:
- a CDS encoding LysE family translocator, with protein sequence MNESAMLLILLIKGIIIGLAASIPLGPIGVICIQRTINKGRTSGFLSGLGAATADTIFAAIAGFSLSFIISFIKEQQTIIEIVGGVIVVLLGIKIFQTNPISQLKRQKRRKNSLFEDFVSVLFLTGSNPLAVFLFIALFATAGIITDDQSMWLNFIALAGVFLGAALWWYVLSSLVNHFRKHFRLKQLWWINKVSGVVIFVLGGLAIINVIQRLIF